Part of the Cellulomonas taurus genome, CTGCTCGGGATCGCCGACGACATCTGGGACCTGGACTGGATCACCAAACTGGTCGGTCAGGTGCTCGCCGCGCTGATGATGGCCTCCCAGGGGTTGCAGCTGTACCAGCTGCCGATCGGCGGCGTCGTGCTCGGCTCCAGTCGCCTGTGGCTGGTGCTCACCGTCCTGACGGTGGTGGTCGCGATGAACGCGGTGAACTTCGTCGACGGGCTCGACGGGCTGGCCGCCGGGCTGATCGCGATCGGCGGCGCCGGGTTCTTCCTCTACTCCTACTGGCTCACGGTCAGCGCCGGATCCACCAGCTACGCCAGCCTCGCGACCCTGATCATGGCGTTGCTGGTCGGGGCGTGCCTCGGCTTCCTGCCGCACAACTTCCACCCCGCGCGGATCTTCATGGGCGACTCCGGCTCGATGCTGATCGGGCTGATGATCGCGGCCGCCGCGATCCGGGTCACCGGGCAGATCGACACCGGCACCCTGCCGCGGCAGTCGTTCCCGGCGTTCCTGCCGATCCTGCTGCCGGTGGCGGTGCTGATCCTGCCGCTGCTCGACATGGGCATGGCGGTGATCCGGCGGGTCGGCTCCGGCAAGTCGCCCTTCCACCCGGACCGGATGCACCTGCACCACCGGATGCTCGCGCTCGGCCACAGCCACCGGCGCGCGGTGATCATCCTCTACGTCTGGACCGCCGTGTTCACCGGCACCGCCGTCGCGCTGGTGTGGTTCTCCACCACCGCCGTGCTGATCGGCATGGGCGTCGGGATCGTGGTGGCCCTGTTGCTCACCCTCGGCCCGCTGCGTGGTTCGCGCGGCAC contains:
- a CDS encoding MraY family glycosyltransferase; translated protein: MRVYVLLLLVAAASTYLLTPLARWCALRWGAITAVRSRDVHTIPTPRLGGMAMLAGMLVALAFATQMRFLADVFVNPRPVLGVIAAAIMVCLLGIADDIWDLDWITKLVGQVLAALMMASQGLQLYQLPIGGVVLGSSRLWLVLTVLTVVVAMNAVNFVDGLDGLAAGLIAIGGAGFFLYSYWLTVSAGSTSYASLATLIMALLVGACLGFLPHNFHPARIFMGDSGSMLIGLMIAAAAIRVTGQIDTGTLPRQSFPAFLPILLPVAVLILPLLDMGMAVIRRVGSGKSPFHPDRMHLHHRMLALGHSHRRAVIILYVWTAVFTGTAVALVWFSTTAVLIGMGVGIVVALLLTLGPLRGSRGTPGDPDVTADDPGPDRPTPLARTALSADGTRP